Proteins from one Triticum aestivum cultivar Chinese Spring chromosome 7A, IWGSC CS RefSeq v2.1, whole genome shotgun sequence genomic window:
- the LOC123148709 gene encoding protein ENHANCED DISEASE RESISTANCE 2-like isoform X2, translating into MPPTTPQRRKQDESGGGDWREEAVSAGSLRQVDLDRGANGWAAPPGDLFQLRARGYFSGGGGKRGKSAASPDWLLRPAGVDWLRSHARLDHLLARDDVPVAAAFRRARLRKDPNAHFLLAVNLQVPGWPDAYSSVFYFAAEAPIPPDSLLGRFVYGDDAYRNARFKIVNRIVKGPWLVRATVGNYGACLLGRALTCRYHRGDDYLEIDVDIGSSAIATAILHLALGAVTSVTIDMGFLVESQSEEELPEKLFGAVRIAQMEMGSAKYVETASDEPETAGKAAPGFRVGSARVANDSRHQERTSGKASRSMSCQERLGGGK; encoded by the exons ATGCCCCCCACGACGCCCCAGCGCCGGAAGCAGGACGAATCGGGCGGCGGCGACTGGCGCGAGGAGGCCGTGTCCGCCGGCTCGCTGCGCCAGGTGGACCTCGACAGGGGCGCCAACGGCTGGGCCGCGCCGCCGGGGGACCTCTTCCAGCTGCGCGCGCGCGGCTacttctccggcggcggcggcaagcgcgGCAAGTCGGCCGCGTCGCCGGACTGGCTCCTCCGCCCCGCCGGCGTCGACTGGCTCCGCTCCCACGCGCGCCTCGACCACCTGCTCGCCCGCGACgacgtccccgtcgccgccgccttccgccGCGCGCGCCTCCGCAAGGACCCCAACGCCCACTTCCTCCTCGccgtcaatctccag GTCCCCGGCTGGCCGGACGCCTACAGCTCGGTCTTCTACTTCGCGGCGGAGGCGCCCATCCCGCCGGACTCCCTGCTCGGGCGCTTCGTCTACGGCGACGACGCCTACCGCAACGCCCGCTTCAAGATCGTCAACCGCATCGTCAAGGGCCCCTGGCTCGTCCGCGCCACCGTCGGCAACTACGGGGCGTGCCTCCTGGGCCGCGCGCTCACGTGCCGCTACCACAGGGGCGACGACTACCTCGAGATCGACGTGGACATCGGCAGCTCGGCGATCGCCACTGCCATCCTGCATCTGGCGCTGGGCGCGGTCACCTCGGTGACCATCGACATGGGCTTCCTTGTCGAGTCCCAGTCCGAGGAGGAGCTGCCCGAAAAGCTCTTCGGCGCGGTGCGCATCGCGCAGATGGAGATGGGTTCGGCCAAGTACGTGGAGACGGCGTCTGATGAGCCCGAGACCGCCGGCAAGGCAGCGCCGGGGTTCAGGGTTGGCTCGGCGAGGGTGGCCAACGATAGCCGCCACCAGGAACGCACCAGCGGCAAGGCCAGCAGGTCGATGAGCTGCCAGGAACGCCTGGGCGGAG GAAAATAG
- the LOC123148709 gene encoding protein ENHANCED DISEASE RESISTANCE 2-like isoform X1 → MPPTTPQRRKQDESGGGDWREEAVSAGSLRQVDLDRGANGWAAPPGDLFQLRARGYFSGGGGKRGKSAASPDWLLRPAGVDWLRSHARLDHLLARDDVPVAAAFRRARLRKDPNAHFLLAVNLQVPGWPDAYSSVFYFAAEAPIPPDSLLGRFVYGDDAYRNARFKIVNRIVKGPWLVRATVGNYGACLLGRALTCRYHRGDDYLEIDVDIGSSAIATAILHLALGAVTSVTIDMGFLVESQSEEELPEKLFGAVRIAQMEMGSAKYVETASDEPETAGKAAPGFRVGSARVANDSRHQERTSGKASRSMSCQERLGGGEGSNYS, encoded by the exons ATGCCCCCCACGACGCCCCAGCGCCGGAAGCAGGACGAATCGGGCGGCGGCGACTGGCGCGAGGAGGCCGTGTCCGCCGGCTCGCTGCGCCAGGTGGACCTCGACAGGGGCGCCAACGGCTGGGCCGCGCCGCCGGGGGACCTCTTCCAGCTGCGCGCGCGCGGCTacttctccggcggcggcggcaagcgcgGCAAGTCGGCCGCGTCGCCGGACTGGCTCCTCCGCCCCGCCGGCGTCGACTGGCTCCGCTCCCACGCGCGCCTCGACCACCTGCTCGCCCGCGACgacgtccccgtcgccgccgccttccgccGCGCGCGCCTCCGCAAGGACCCCAACGCCCACTTCCTCCTCGccgtcaatctccag GTCCCCGGCTGGCCGGACGCCTACAGCTCGGTCTTCTACTTCGCGGCGGAGGCGCCCATCCCGCCGGACTCCCTGCTCGGGCGCTTCGTCTACGGCGACGACGCCTACCGCAACGCCCGCTTCAAGATCGTCAACCGCATCGTCAAGGGCCCCTGGCTCGTCCGCGCCACCGTCGGCAACTACGGGGCGTGCCTCCTGGGCCGCGCGCTCACGTGCCGCTACCACAGGGGCGACGACTACCTCGAGATCGACGTGGACATCGGCAGCTCGGCGATCGCCACTGCCATCCTGCATCTGGCGCTGGGCGCGGTCACCTCGGTGACCATCGACATGGGCTTCCTTGTCGAGTCCCAGTCCGAGGAGGAGCTGCCCGAAAAGCTCTTCGGCGCGGTGCGCATCGCGCAGATGGAGATGGGTTCGGCCAAGTACGTGGAGACGGCGTCTGATGAGCCCGAGACCGCCGGCAAGGCAGCGCCGGGGTTCAGGGTTGGCTCGGCGAGGGTGGCCAACGATAGCCGCCACCAGGAACGCACCAGCGGCAAGGCCAGCAGGTCGATGAGCTGCCAGGAACGCCTGGGCGGAGGTGAGGGCTCAAATTACTCCTGA